A genomic window from Blastococcus saxobsidens DD2 includes:
- a CDS encoding maltokinase N-terminal cap-like domain-containing protein encodes MATIHHTTMVPTKLELISAWLPRQPWYRATGAPPALQRGGGFRLDDPAGEVGLEFIVVTDGPQGQETTYFVPVSYRGAPLAGAEGGLLGTSEHGVLGRRWVYDAAHDPVAVAQLLAFLRGAAEAQHQDDSDTPDPSVTRRWTGGAAPTSTGPLQVAHTAPGRTTVALGSGHAVELVRLLQAGDGATGEGIGSIEAGWTGPEGTVVRGTVVVVR; translated from the coding sequence ATGGCCACGATCCACCACACGACGATGGTGCCGACCAAGCTCGAGCTGATCAGCGCGTGGCTGCCCCGGCAGCCGTGGTACCGCGCCACGGGGGCGCCGCCGGCCCTGCAGCGGGGCGGTGGCTTCCGGCTCGACGACCCCGCGGGTGAGGTCGGGCTGGAGTTCATCGTCGTCACCGACGGTCCGCAGGGGCAGGAGACGACGTACTTCGTGCCCGTCAGCTATCGCGGTGCTCCGCTGGCCGGGGCGGAGGGCGGGCTGCTCGGCACGTCGGAGCACGGCGTGCTGGGCCGGCGCTGGGTCTACGACGCCGCCCACGACCCGGTCGCCGTCGCCCAGCTGCTGGCGTTCCTGCGCGGCGCGGCCGAGGCGCAGCACCAGGACGACAGCGACACGCCCGATCCCTCGGTGACCCGCCGCTGGACGGGCGGCGCCGCCCCGACCTCCACGGGCCCGCTGCAGGTCGCGCACACCGCACCGGGCCGGACGACCGTCGCACTCGGATCCGGCCACGCCGTGGAGCTGGTCCGCCTGCTCCAGGCCGGCGACGGCGCGACAGGGGAGGGCATCGGCTCGATCGAGGCCGGCTGGACGGGGCCGGAGGGCACCGTCGTCCGCGGGACCGTCGTCGTGGTCCGGTAG
- a CDS encoding dihydrofolate reductase family protein: MRRLFPGAGGSEDVALDDDALAETYRVPPGRFVRVNFVASLDGAVTVDGRSEGLGSPGDRRVFRLLRALADVVLVGHGTAAGEGYRPVTAASPVGRLRGALGRTPVMPVAVVSRRASLDPRGDLVTGAAARTLLVTCAAADADRRTALAAAGAEVLVCGDDDVDLPAALDALADRGLGQVVCEGGPQLLRGALTAGVVDELALSVSPALVGGQARLLDGALPEPARLQLRQVLEEDGMLFTRYAVGDATLG, encoded by the coding sequence ATGCGCCGGCTGTTCCCCGGGGCGGGTGGGTCCGAGGACGTCGCGCTCGACGACGACGCGCTCGCCGAGACCTACCGCGTCCCGCCCGGCCGGTTCGTCCGGGTCAACTTCGTCGCCTCGCTGGACGGCGCCGTCACGGTCGACGGCCGCAGCGAGGGTCTCGGCTCGCCCGGCGACCGGCGCGTCTTCCGCCTGCTGCGGGCGCTTGCCGACGTCGTCCTCGTCGGTCACGGCACCGCGGCTGGGGAGGGCTACCGGCCGGTGACGGCGGCCTCCCCGGTCGGCCGGCTGCGCGGCGCGCTCGGCCGGACGCCGGTGATGCCGGTGGCCGTCGTCTCCCGGCGGGCCTCCCTCGACCCGCGCGGCGACCTGGTCACCGGCGCGGCGGCCCGCACGCTCCTGGTCACCTGCGCGGCCGCGGACGCCGACCGCCGGACCGCGCTGGCCGCCGCCGGCGCGGAGGTGCTGGTGTGCGGCGACGACGACGTCGACCTGCCGGCTGCCCTCGACGCGCTCGCCGACCGCGGGCTGGGACAGGTGGTCTGCGAGGGCGGTCCCCAGCTGCTCCGCGGCGCGCTGACCGCCGGCGTCGTCGACGAGCTCGCCCTGTCGGTGTCGCCCGCGCTGGTGGGCGGGCAGGCCCGGCTCCTGGACGGCGCTCTCCCCGAGCCGGCCCGGCTGCAGCTGCGCCAGGTGCTCGAGGAGGACGGGATGCTGTTCACCCGGTACGCGGTGGGCGACGCGACCCTCGGGTAG
- the treZ gene encoding malto-oligosyltrehalose trehalohydrolase encodes MSAPVEFAVWAPLPERVRVQVDGTVHDMRRDDGGWWRAEVEAGPEADYGFLLDNGEDGEGGGSKVHPDPRSRRQPAGVHGLSRRYDPSGYEWGDRSWTGRPLAGGVVYELHVGTFTPEGTLDAAIGRLGHLVRLGVDFVELLPVNGFNGTHNWGYDGVLWYAVQEEYGGPAAYQRFVDACHQQGLGVIQDVVYNHLGPSGNYLPAFFPIFAAGGANTWGESVNLSGPDSDGVRRYIIDNALMWLRDMHVDGLRLDAVHALVDERATHVLEEMAQEVDTLSVAVRRPLTLIAESDLNDPRMVTPRAAGGLGLTAQWSDDFHHSLHAVLTGEGQGYYADFAAAGLGGLAKTLTGAYFHDGAWSSFRRRHHGRPVDTAHLPGWKFLGYLQDHDQIGNRATGDRISATLSPGLLAVGATVVLTSPFTPMLFMGEEWGATTPWQFFTSHPEPELGRATAEGRIGEFAEHGWDADVVPDPQDPETFTRSTLDWSELSREPHERLLTVHRSLLALRRAHPDLVDADLSAVQVDWDDADRWLVVHRGTLRVVANLAGEPRDIDLDRPATEVLFTTGELPTLDGETVTLPAESAAIVSTA; translated from the coding sequence ATGTCCGCTCCCGTCGAGTTCGCCGTCTGGGCGCCGCTGCCCGAACGCGTGCGCGTGCAGGTCGACGGCACCGTCCACGACATGCGCCGGGACGACGGCGGCTGGTGGCGGGCCGAGGTCGAGGCAGGTCCCGAGGCCGACTACGGATTCCTGCTGGACAACGGTGAGGACGGGGAGGGGGGCGGGAGCAAGGTCCATCCCGATCCGCGCTCGCGTCGGCAGCCCGCCGGGGTGCACGGGCTGTCCCGGCGGTACGACCCGTCGGGGTACGAGTGGGGCGACCGCTCGTGGACCGGGCGACCGCTCGCCGGGGGCGTGGTCTACGAGCTGCACGTCGGCACGTTCACTCCCGAGGGCACCCTCGATGCGGCGATCGGCCGGCTCGGTCACCTGGTGCGGCTCGGTGTGGACTTCGTCGAACTGCTGCCGGTCAACGGGTTCAACGGCACGCACAACTGGGGGTACGACGGCGTCCTCTGGTACGCGGTGCAGGAGGAGTACGGCGGCCCGGCGGCCTACCAGCGGTTCGTCGACGCCTGCCACCAGCAGGGCCTCGGCGTGATCCAGGACGTCGTCTACAACCACCTGGGCCCGTCGGGGAACTACCTGCCCGCCTTCTTCCCGATCTTCGCAGCGGGCGGCGCGAACACCTGGGGAGAGTCGGTCAACCTCTCGGGGCCGGACTCCGACGGCGTGCGCCGCTACATCATCGACAACGCGCTGATGTGGCTGCGGGACATGCACGTCGACGGGCTGCGCCTGGACGCCGTGCACGCGCTGGTCGACGAGCGGGCCACCCATGTGCTGGAGGAGATGGCGCAGGAGGTGGACACGCTGTCGGTCGCCGTGCGCCGGCCGCTGACCCTGATCGCCGAGAGCGACCTCAACGACCCTCGCATGGTGACCCCGCGGGCCGCGGGTGGCCTCGGGCTGACCGCGCAGTGGAGCGACGACTTCCACCACTCGCTGCACGCGGTGCTGACCGGCGAGGGGCAGGGCTACTACGCCGACTTCGCCGCCGCCGGACTGGGCGGACTGGCGAAGACGCTGACCGGCGCCTACTTCCACGACGGGGCCTGGTCGAGCTTCCGCCGCCGCCACCACGGCCGGCCGGTCGACACCGCCCACCTCCCGGGCTGGAAGTTCCTGGGCTACCTGCAGGACCACGACCAGATCGGCAACCGGGCCACCGGCGACCGGATCTCGGCGACCCTCTCCCCCGGCCTGCTCGCCGTCGGCGCGACGGTCGTGCTCACCAGCCCCTTCACGCCGATGCTGTTCATGGGCGAGGAGTGGGGCGCGACCACGCCGTGGCAGTTCTTCACCAGCCACCCGGAGCCGGAGCTGGGCAGGGCCACCGCCGAGGGGCGGATCGGCGAGTTCGCCGAGCACGGCTGGGACGCCGACGTCGTCCCCGACCCGCAGGACCCGGAGACCTTCACCCGGTCCACGCTCGACTGGTCCGAGCTCTCCCGCGAGCCGCACGAGCGGCTGCTCACCGTGCACCGCTCGCTGCTCGCCCTGCGGCGGGCGCATCCCGACCTGGTCGACGCCGACCTCTCGGCCGTCCAGGTGGACTGGGACGACGCCGACCGCTGGCTGGTCGTGCACCGTGGCACGCTCCGCGTGGTGGCCAACCTCGCGGGCGAACCGCGCGACATCGACCTCGACCGCCCGGCCACCGAGGTGCTGTTCACCACCGGTGAGCTCCCCACCCTGGACGGCGAGACCGTGACCCTGCCGGCCGAGAGCGCGGCCATCGTCAGCACGGCGTGA
- the treY gene encoding malto-oligosyltrehalose synthase, which produces MTQPIQVPGSDRRRAVPAATYRLQVHAGFPLQDAADVAGYLADLGVTHAYSSPLLRSAEGSSHGYDTVDHAHIDEARGGQLGFARFVAALHEQGLGLVLDLVPNHMGVEDPSAAPWWWDVLQHGQASAHAAAFDIDWEFGSGKVRIPVLGSGDDVDELEVVDGELRYYGNRFPLAPGTEGGTPQEVHARQHYELIDWRRADTDLNYRRFFAINTLAGLRVEDPAVFDATHELVLRLVHDGAVDGLRIDHPDGLADPKGYLDCLAEASGGRWTVVEKILEPGEDLPESWATAGTTGYDALAEVDEVLIDPAGEPAFTALDTELAGRPVDYAQLVHDCKREVTDGMLGSEVARLVRVIGELPGVDVAQQTEALAELLATFPVYRSYLPDGREHLDATVTAVRDRRPDLVAAVDAVHSVLSAAGSEAATRFEQTSGPVMAKGVEDSAYYRWARFVALNEVGGDPARFGSTVAEFHAAQQRRAERHPESMTTLSTHDTKRSEDVRARLAVLAEIPGDWAQLVRGWLARHPLADRSLAHLVWQNLVGAWPLSRERAHAYVEKAAREAGTSTTWTDPVQEFEEQLHALVDAAYDDPMTNAEIDAFVTRIAPLGWSNSLAQKLLQLTMPGVPDVYQGTELWDHSLVDPDNRRPVDYALRRKLLAALDAGEMPGIDETGAAKLLVVSRTLRARRDHPEWFTGYEPVAVTGSAADHVVAYDRGGVVVVATRRPAGLAAEGWGDTALQLSNGAWRDLLTGGRAVSDAAGIAVDLLLTRLPVALLVRA; this is translated from the coding sequence GTGACGCAGCCGATCCAGGTGCCGGGCAGCGATCGTCGCCGCGCGGTCCCCGCGGCGACGTACCGGCTGCAGGTGCACGCGGGCTTCCCGCTGCAGGACGCCGCCGACGTCGCGGGTTACCTCGCCGACCTCGGGGTGACGCACGCCTACTCCTCTCCCCTGCTGCGCTCGGCCGAGGGCAGCAGCCACGGCTACGACACCGTGGACCACGCGCACATCGACGAGGCACGCGGCGGACAGTTGGGGTTCGCCCGGTTCGTCGCGGCGCTGCACGAGCAGGGTCTCGGACTGGTCCTCGACCTGGTGCCCAACCACATGGGTGTCGAGGACCCCTCGGCGGCGCCGTGGTGGTGGGACGTCCTGCAGCACGGGCAGGCGTCGGCGCACGCCGCGGCGTTCGACATCGACTGGGAGTTCGGCTCCGGCAAGGTGCGCATCCCCGTCCTCGGCTCGGGCGACGACGTCGACGAGCTCGAGGTCGTCGACGGCGAGCTGCGCTACTACGGCAACCGGTTCCCGCTCGCCCCGGGTACCGAGGGGGGCACGCCGCAGGAGGTGCACGCCCGCCAGCACTACGAGCTGATCGACTGGCGGCGCGCCGACACGGACCTGAACTACCGGCGGTTCTTCGCCATCAACACCCTGGCCGGGTTGCGCGTGGAGGACCCGGCGGTCTTCGACGCCACCCACGAACTCGTGCTGCGGCTGGTGCACGACGGCGCCGTCGACGGGCTGCGGATCGACCACCCGGACGGGCTGGCCGACCCGAAGGGCTACCTCGACTGCCTCGCCGAGGCCTCCGGGGGACGGTGGACGGTCGTCGAGAAGATCCTCGAGCCGGGCGAGGACCTGCCCGAGAGCTGGGCGACCGCGGGGACGACGGGGTACGACGCGCTCGCCGAGGTCGACGAGGTGTTGATCGACCCCGCCGGTGAGCCGGCGTTCACCGCGCTCGACACCGAACTCGCCGGGCGCCCCGTCGACTACGCGCAGCTGGTCCACGACTGCAAGCGCGAGGTCACCGACGGGATGCTCGGCTCGGAGGTGGCCCGGCTGGTCCGGGTCATCGGTGAGCTGCCGGGCGTCGACGTCGCACAGCAGACCGAGGCCCTCGCCGAGCTGCTGGCCACCTTCCCCGTCTACCGCAGCTACCTGCCCGACGGCCGCGAGCACCTGGACGCCACCGTCACCGCCGTGCGCGACCGCCGACCGGACCTGGTGGCCGCGGTCGACGCCGTGCACTCCGTGCTGTCCGCCGCGGGGTCGGAGGCAGCGACCCGGTTCGAGCAGACCAGCGGTCCGGTGATGGCCAAGGGCGTGGAGGACAGCGCCTACTACCGGTGGGCCCGGTTCGTGGCGCTCAACGAGGTGGGCGGGGACCCGGCCCGGTTCGGCAGCACGGTGGCCGAGTTCCACGCCGCCCAGCAGCGCCGGGCCGAGCGCCACCCCGAGTCGATGACCACCCTGTCGACCCACGACACCAAGCGCAGCGAGGACGTGCGCGCCCGGCTGGCGGTGCTCGCCGAGATCCCGGGCGACTGGGCGCAGCTGGTGCGCGGCTGGCTGGCCCGGCATCCGCTGGCCGACCGGTCGCTGGCCCACCTGGTGTGGCAGAACCTGGTCGGCGCGTGGCCGCTGTCGCGCGAGCGGGCGCACGCCTACGTGGAGAAGGCCGCCCGGGAGGCTGGCACCTCCACCACCTGGACCGATCCGGTGCAGGAGTTCGAGGAGCAGCTGCACGCGCTCGTGGACGCCGCCTACGACGATCCGATGACGAACGCAGAGATCGACGCGTTCGTCACCCGGATCGCGCCGCTGGGCTGGTCGAACTCGCTGGCGCAGAAGCTGCTGCAGCTCACGATGCCCGGCGTCCCCGACGTCTACCAGGGCACCGAGCTCTGGGACCACTCGCTGGTCGACCCGGACAACCGCCGCCCCGTCGACTACGCACTGCGCCGGAAGCTGCTCGCCGCCCTCGACGCCGGCGAGATGCCCGGCATCGACGAGACCGGCGCCGCCAAGCTCCTGGTGGTCTCCCGCACGCTGCGCGCCCGCCGCGACCACCCGGAGTGGTTCACCGGCTACGAGCCCGTCGCGGTCACCGGCTCGGCCGCGGACCACGTCGTCGCCTACGACCGGGGCGGCGTCGTGGTGGTGGCGACCCGGCGCCCTGCCGGACTGGCCGCCGAGGGCTGGGGCGACACCGCGCTGCAGCTGTCCAACGGGGCCTGGCGCGACCTGCTCACCGGCGGGCGGGCGGTCTCCGATGCCGCCGGCATCGCCGTCGACTTGCTGCTGACCCGCCTGCCCGTCGCCCTCCTCGTCCGCGCCTGA